The Actinomycetota bacterium genomic sequence AAATATGCGGAAGAAAACAATGCAAAAAAGATAAGTTCTGTTAGTCTTAAAATAGGAGCTTTATCAACAATTATTCCAGAGAATGTAAAATTTTATTTTGAAATTTTATCTAAAAATACAATAGCAGAGGGAGCAGAACTTATTTTTGAAAAGGAAAAGTCAAAAGCTTATTGTATAAATTGTAATGGGGACTTTGAGATCGAAAATTTAGATTTAGTCTGCACAAAATGTGGGAAAGAGAATGTATTTATCAGACCAGATACAGGATTTATTATCAAAAGCATTACTATTGATTGATATTATAAAAAATTTGTCATTCTGAACGAAACGAAGAATCTCTTAAGTAATAATAAGAAAATATTCTCATTTTATTGGGTTCTTCAATAAGTTTAATAAGATTTTTCAGTTGCTAAAGCTCCTTCAAATGATAAAGAATAAACTATGTCATTAAACAAGCATCAGGAAAGGTTAATTCAATCTTATTTGTCATTCTGAACGGAACGAAGTGGAGTGAAGAATCTAATTAAATGTAGAAAATTTTTTTTATTTATCTTTTAAAATTGTTATTATTAATTAAAAATAATTTTAATTGGAAAATAGTTATATAAAAATGGGAGGTTTTCTATATGGAAATAAAAGTTTTAGAGAGTGTTTTAAGAGTAAATGAGGAGCTGGCAAAGAGGAACAGAGATTTTTTTAAGAAGAAGAATATATACTCAATAAATATTATGTCTTCCCCAGGAGCTGGGAAAACAAGTTTAGTAGTTGAGACTTTAAAAAGAATTAAAGAGGAAATAAAGAGTGCAGTGATAGTTGGAGATTATACAGGAAAAATTGATGCAGAAAGAATAGGAAAGTTAGAAATACCAACACTTCAACTAGAAACAGCTTCATGTCATTTAGACGCTAATATGATTTCACAAGCCATAAATAATATAGATTTAACCAATATAAAACTACTTTTTATAGAAAATGTTGGAAATCTAATATGCCCTGCAGAGTATAAATTGGGAGTAAATAAGAATGTAGTTATATTGAGTACTCCAGAAGGCAGCGATAAACCTCTTAAATATCCTCTTATGTTTTCTATATCTGATGTTCTTATTATAAATAAAATAGATTTACTTGGATCATTAGATTTTGATATTGAGAAAGTTAAAAACACAATATTGAAATTAAATCCAAAAATTCAAATTTTTTTAATGTCATGTAAAACAGGTGAGGGGATTAATGATTGGATAAATTGGATAAAATCTGAACTAAAAATGTAAAAAATTTGCGTGCGATTTGCGTGCAATTTATTTTAGAGTATATCTTATTGCACGTCCAATACCCTCTCCATTAATTAAATATTATAGAAAAATGGTGAAAAAAAACAATGTTTTAAGATACAGGATAAATGTAAAAGGTGTTGTTCAAGGAGTTGGTTTCAGACCATTTATCTACAGGTTAGCAAAAGAAAATAGATTATATGGTTGGGTTCTAAACTCAAGTGAAGGAGTTATTATAGAAGTAGAAGGAGAAAGTAAAAACCTAAATCTCTTTATAAAAAATATTAAAGAGAAAGCTCCTCCTATGGCAAAAATAGATGAAATAAGTTTAGAAGAACAAGAGCCTATTTATTATAAGAAATTTGAGATAAAAAAAAGCGTTAGAAAGAAGGGAAAATATCAGCTTGTATCCCCCGATGTCGCTATTTGTGAAGACTGTCTAAGTGAGCTATTTGATAAAAATGATAGAAGATATCTCTATCCATTTATAAATT encodes the following:
- a CDS encoding hydrogenase maturation nickel metallochaperone HypA yields the protein KYAEENNAKKISSVSLKIGALSTIIPENVKFYFEILSKNTIAEGAELIFEKEKSKAYCINCNGDFEIENLDLVCTKCGKENVFIRPDTGFIIKSITID
- the hypB gene encoding hydrogenase nickel incorporation protein HypB gives rise to the protein MEIKVLESVLRVNEELAKRNRDFFKKKNIYSINIMSSPGAGKTSLVVETLKRIKEEIKSAVIVGDYTGKIDAERIGKLEIPTLQLETASCHLDANMISQAINNIDLTNIKLLFIENVGNLICPAEYKLGVNKNVVILSTPEGSDKPLKYPLMFSISDVLIINKIDLLGSLDFDIEKVKNTILKLNPKIQIFLMSCKTGEGINDWINWIKSELKM